A region from the Drosophila bipectinata strain 14024-0381.07 chromosome 3R, DbipHiC1v2, whole genome shotgun sequence genome encodes:
- the Ets98B gene encoding DNA-binding protein D-ETS-4 isoform X1, with product MEYEKMLYMPSSEMPHSPQLKPLQFQAQTPPDQFASYADHFDLSLLPQDPAPAPIPTTVFQYNAPQIKVECAWDGPQQQQQQSQHQQQTPSYRTSSHQLIPPPPAYPHSAYPSPQSSPLQSEFAAFGFGKFGGSYDSLNSLSSPSPSLEIKQELHILPPSPPESNCETPSPRSSCGENIKSEPLDADIESLIDLNSLLQQQNIQSPPTDTKPDHQLLRECLEDTSFQKRHNLKPLALESFIGGLAEVRGDFEPVISLALEHAKREADAICAELQISQDPNGWSPAQVHAWLRSTLAQFGLPPVTDLELQFCENGAALTLLSEEEFVRRMPESGSTLHAQLEIWKMAYADQPAHQPHQQNQQSHQSAPADLWPTNYGIPNLDMDYNEDSEDDDEMEPEVTVTPVNSSATATNTTTPTPGTKRSNGSRTGSGGSHIHLWQFLKELLGAPQVNGTAIRWIDRSKGIFKIEDSVRVAKLWGRRKNRPAMNYDKLSRSIRQYYKKGIMKKTERSQRLVYQFCHPYSQ from the exons ATGGAGTATGAGAAAATGCTGTACATGCCGAGCAGTGAG ATGCCGCACAGCCCGCAGCTGAAACCACTTCAGTTCCAGGCCCAGACGCCGCCGGATCAGTTCGCGTCCTATGCCGATCACTTCGACCTATCGCTGTTGCCGCAGGATCCCGCTCCTGCCCCCATTCCCACTACTGTTTTCCAGTACAACGCCCCCCAGATCAAGGTCGAGTGCGCCTGGGACGGcccgcagcagcaacaacagcagtcACAGCATCAGCAACAGACTCCTTCCTACAGGACCTCCTCCCACCAGCTGATACCACCTCCGCCCGCCTATCCGCACAGCGCCTACCCCTCCCCACAGTCCAGTCCCCTGCAGTCCGAGTTCGCCGCTTTTGGTTTTGGAAAATTCGGAGGCAGCTACGACAGTCTTAACAGCTTGAGCAGCCCCTCCCCCTCGCTGGAGATCAAGCAGGAGCTGCACATCCTGCCACCTTCACCGCCTGAGTCCAACTGCGAGACTCCCTCGCCTCGCTCTTCCTGCGGAGAGAACATAAAATCCGAGCCCCTGGATGCAGACATTGAGAGTCTGATTGACCTTAACTCGCTGCTCCAGCAACAGAATATCCAAAGCCCTCCAACTGACACCAAGCCCGATCACCAATTGCTCCGCGAGTGCCTGGAGGACACGAGCTTCCAGAAGCGGCACAATCTGAAGCCACTGGCACTGGAATCCTTCATTGGCGGTTTGGCCGAGGTGCGTGGAGACTTTGAGCCTGTGATCTCACTGGCCCTGGAGCATGCAAAGCGGGAGGCCGACGCCATTTGCGCGGAGCTGCAAATATCGCAGG ATCCAAATGGCTGGTCGCCCGCCCAAGTTCATGCATGGCTTCGGTCCACCTTGGCTCAGTTTGGATTACCCCCGGTGACCGACTTGGAATTGCAATTCTGCGAAAACGGCGCTGCTCTGACATTACTCAGCGAAGAGGAATTTGTCCGCCGCATGCCTGAG AGTGGGAGTACGCTGCACGCCCAGCTGGAGATTTGGAAGATGGCCTATGCGGACCAGCCCGCTCATCAGCCGCATCAGCAGAACCAGCAGTCACACCAGTCCGCCCCGGCTGATCTTTGGCCTACCAACTATGGGATTCCCAATTTGGACATGGACTACAACGAGGACAGCGAAG ATGATGATGAAATGGAGCCAGAGGTGACCGTCACTCCTGTCAACAGCAGCGCCACTGCAACGAACACGACCACGCCCACCCCAGGAACAAAGCGTTCAAACGGTTCACGTACTGGAAGTGGTGGATCTCATATCCATCTGTGGCAGTTCCTTAAGGAACTGCTGGGCGCCCCGCAGGTGAATGGAACTGCCATTCGTTGGATCGATCGCAGCAAGGGAATCTTCAAGATCGAGGACTCCGTGCGAGTGGCCAAGCTATGGGGTCGGCGCAAGAATCGTCCGGCGATGAACTACGACAAGCTGTCCCGTTCCATCAGGCAGTACTACAAGAAGGGCATCATGAAGAAGACGGAGCGATCGCAGAGGTTGGTCTACCAGTTCTGTCATCCCTACAGCCAATAA
- the Ets98B gene encoding DNA-binding protein D-ETS-4 isoform X2 — MPHSPQLKPLQFQAQTPPDQFASYADHFDLSLLPQDPAPAPIPTTVFQYNAPQIKVECAWDGPQQQQQQSQHQQQTPSYRTSSHQLIPPPPAYPHSAYPSPQSSPLQSEFAAFGFGKFGGSYDSLNSLSSPSPSLEIKQELHILPPSPPESNCETPSPRSSCGENIKSEPLDADIESLIDLNSLLQQQNIQSPPTDTKPDHQLLRECLEDTSFQKRHNLKPLALESFIGGLAEVRGDFEPVISLALEHAKREADAICAELQISQDPNGWSPAQVHAWLRSTLAQFGLPPVTDLELQFCENGAALTLLSEEEFVRRMPESGSTLHAQLEIWKMAYADQPAHQPHQQNQQSHQSAPADLWPTNYGIPNLDMDYNEDSEDDDEMEPEVTVTPVNSSATATNTTTPTPGTKRSNGSRTGSGGSHIHLWQFLKELLGAPQVNGTAIRWIDRSKGIFKIEDSVRVAKLWGRRKNRPAMNYDKLSRSIRQYYKKGIMKKTERSQRLVYQFCHPYSQ; from the exons ATGCCGCACAGCCCGCAGCTGAAACCACTTCAGTTCCAGGCCCAGACGCCGCCGGATCAGTTCGCGTCCTATGCCGATCACTTCGACCTATCGCTGTTGCCGCAGGATCCCGCTCCTGCCCCCATTCCCACTACTGTTTTCCAGTACAACGCCCCCCAGATCAAGGTCGAGTGCGCCTGGGACGGcccgcagcagcaacaacagcagtcACAGCATCAGCAACAGACTCCTTCCTACAGGACCTCCTCCCACCAGCTGATACCACCTCCGCCCGCCTATCCGCACAGCGCCTACCCCTCCCCACAGTCCAGTCCCCTGCAGTCCGAGTTCGCCGCTTTTGGTTTTGGAAAATTCGGAGGCAGCTACGACAGTCTTAACAGCTTGAGCAGCCCCTCCCCCTCGCTGGAGATCAAGCAGGAGCTGCACATCCTGCCACCTTCACCGCCTGAGTCCAACTGCGAGACTCCCTCGCCTCGCTCTTCCTGCGGAGAGAACATAAAATCCGAGCCCCTGGATGCAGACATTGAGAGTCTGATTGACCTTAACTCGCTGCTCCAGCAACAGAATATCCAAAGCCCTCCAACTGACACCAAGCCCGATCACCAATTGCTCCGCGAGTGCCTGGAGGACACGAGCTTCCAGAAGCGGCACAATCTGAAGCCACTGGCACTGGAATCCTTCATTGGCGGTTTGGCCGAGGTGCGTGGAGACTTTGAGCCTGTGATCTCACTGGCCCTGGAGCATGCAAAGCGGGAGGCCGACGCCATTTGCGCGGAGCTGCAAATATCGCAGG ATCCAAATGGCTGGTCGCCCGCCCAAGTTCATGCATGGCTTCGGTCCACCTTGGCTCAGTTTGGATTACCCCCGGTGACCGACTTGGAATTGCAATTCTGCGAAAACGGCGCTGCTCTGACATTACTCAGCGAAGAGGAATTTGTCCGCCGCATGCCTGAG AGTGGGAGTACGCTGCACGCCCAGCTGGAGATTTGGAAGATGGCCTATGCGGACCAGCCCGCTCATCAGCCGCATCAGCAGAACCAGCAGTCACACCAGTCCGCCCCGGCTGATCTTTGGCCTACCAACTATGGGATTCCCAATTTGGACATGGACTACAACGAGGACAGCGAAG ATGATGATGAAATGGAGCCAGAGGTGACCGTCACTCCTGTCAACAGCAGCGCCACTGCAACGAACACGACCACGCCCACCCCAGGAACAAAGCGTTCAAACGGTTCACGTACTGGAAGTGGTGGATCTCATATCCATCTGTGGCAGTTCCTTAAGGAACTGCTGGGCGCCCCGCAGGTGAATGGAACTGCCATTCGTTGGATCGATCGCAGCAAGGGAATCTTCAAGATCGAGGACTCCGTGCGAGTGGCCAAGCTATGGGGTCGGCGCAAGAATCGTCCGGCGATGAACTACGACAAGCTGTCCCGTTCCATCAGGCAGTACTACAAGAAGGGCATCATGAAGAAGACGGAGCGATCGCAGAGGTTGGTCTACCAGTTCTGTCATCCCTACAGCCAATAA